CAATTTACCGTCATCGGTTTTGACGATGATTTCTTTTCCGGTGACGCGTTCCACCGTGCCCGCGCGTTTCGCGAGAACGCACACGCCGGAGTCGCGGGCGGCGGTGTATTCCATGCCCGTACCGACGAGCGGCGCCTGCGTACGCAAAAGCGGTACCGCCTGACGTTGCATGTTCGCGCCCATCAAAGCGCGGTTCGCATCGTCGTTTTCAAGGAACGGGATCAAGGCCGTACCGACCGAAACGACCTGTTTCGGCGAGACGTCCATCAAATCCACGCGTTGCGGCGCGACTTCAATAACATCGGACTGCAAACGGCTTGCGACATGCGCATGCTCAAAGTGGTTATTTTCATCGAGCGGCTCGTTCGCCTGCGCCACGACGAGGTTTTCCTCGGCATCGGCGGTGACGTAACGTACTTCGCTCGTGACGGTGACATCATCGCCGTCATGTTTCACCACGCGATACGGCGTTTCAATCAAACCGTATTTATTGACTTTCGCAAAGTTCGCTAAGGACGAAATCAAGCCGATGTTCGGACCTTCCGGCGTTTCAATCGGACACATGCGGCCGTAGTGCGAATGGTGCACGTCGCGAACTTCAAAGCCCGCGCGTTCTCGCGAAAGTCCACCCGGTCCCAATGCGGAAAGACGACGTTTGTGCGTCAGTTCCGCCAGCGGGTTCGTCTGGTCCATGAACTGCGACAATTGGCTCGAACCGAAAAATTCTTTCAGCGCCGCTGTGACCGGACGAATATTGATCAGCATCTGCGGCGTCAGGTTGTCGATATCCTGCGTCGCCATACGTTCTTTGACGACACGTTCCATGCGGGTCAAACCGATGCGGAACTGGTTCTGCAACAGTTCACCGACGCAACGCAAGCGGCGGTTCCCCAAGTGGTCGATATCATCGACATGGCCGATGCCTTCCATTAAATTCAATAAATAGGAAATATTGGCGATCATGTCCGCCGGTTCAACGGTACGCAACGTGTCCGGAAGGTTCACGTTATTGCAAACGATTTTGACTTCCTGACGGTTTTCGCCTTCCCCTTTCAGGACATAGATTTCCTGCAGACCCGGAATGCGTTTCTGCGCGAGCGTTTTTTCTACACGACGCGCCGGCAACACGCCTTCAATAATGGCCTCGATGTCATTAGCGGGCATGCATTTGAACATGCCGCTGTCTTTAATCGCTTTCAGCTCTTTCTTGCCGACTTTCGTGCCTTCTTCCAAAAGCACTTCGCCGGTATTGATATCCACGAGAGTATCCACCAGCGTCTTGCCTTCGAGCTGACGCGCCCAGTCGGAGCCGGCATCGGAAAACATTTCGGAGGCCGCGATCTGTTCCAGTTCCTTGTTGCCGATCACGGTGCCTTCGGGCAAAACGACTTTACCCGTGTGCGGGTGAACCAACGGGCGCGCTAACGTCTGACCGAACAGACGGCCCTGCCAGCCTAATTTCTTACCTAATTTATAACGTCCGATATGCGCCAAATCATAGCGGCGCGGATCGAAGAACAGATTGTTGAACATCGAAGTCGCGCTGTCGATGGACGGCGGTTCGCCCGGACGCAATTTCTTATATATTTCAATTAACGCTTCTTCCTGCGAACGCGTCGGGTCTTTTTTCAACGTCTCCGCGATGCGCGGATCGTCACCGAAAAGATCCATGATTTCATCGTTCGTTTCAAAGCCCAGCGCGCGTACGAGAACCGTCGCCGGCAACTTGCGGTTACGGTCGATGCGAACGTGCACGATATCGTTGGCGTCGCTTTCGAGTTCAATCCAGGCGCCGCGATTCGGAATCACCGTGGAGCTGAACAGCGACTTACCCATCTGATCGATCGTGCCGCTGTAATATACGCCCGGCGAACGCACCAACTGACTGACGATGACGCGTTCCGCGCCGTTGATGACGAACGTACCGGTATCGGTCATCACCGGGAAGTCGCCCATAAATACTTCCGTTTCGGCGAGCTCACCCGTTTCGGCATTTTCCAGACGAACTTTCACGCGCAGCGGCGCCGCGAACGTCGCGTCGCGTTCCTTGCATTCGGCGATATCATATTTCGGTTCACCGAATTTGTAATCATCAAAATAAAGTTTTAATTTGCCGTCTTGATTATTGCCCCGTTCATTGCTTTCAATCGGAGAAATATCTTCAAAAATTTCCCGCAGTCCTTCTTCCTGAAACCACAGGTAGGAATTTCGCTGTAAATCGAGCAAGTGCGGCATTTGCAAGACCTCATTGATCTTGGCGTAGGTGTACCGTTTCCGCGTGCCCATATTTACCGGTTTGAACATGCACTTGTCACCCTTTCTGATATTGGCGTTATCGTGTCGTCTCGGCTATTCACGTGTCGTTTTCGAAAAATGACAATAAAAGCAAGGTTCCTTTTTGAACCTTGCTTTTGCATTTTTTGTACTGCGTCTCTCCTCTATCAGTCTCCACGATCATAATGACACTACTGCAATTAGTAATTTTATCATTGATTACAGAAAATGTCAATCAAAAGACGTAATACTCCATATTCAACTTTCGTAAGTGATTGTACCGCAAATTTCAAAGCCTGGCAAGTTAATTCCATTTTTTGCATGCACATGGTGCGTCCATTCTCTGGCGGCAAGAAAAAAGCCGTCACCGAGGTGACGGCTAAAGGGGAGCATATTATTATTGACCGGCGGTCAAGGTCGCCAAATTTTCACGCTGCAATTTAATGTAGTCGTAGCCCGCTTTTTCCTGCGCGACGGTCAAGCCTTCGATCGGATTCAACACGCGTACGACGGCTCCGGTTTCCGTGGCAATGGCTTCAGCCAAACGCGGATTGACGAGCTCTTCACTGTAAATCGTGCGCACATCATGTTCACGAATGAATTCGACCAGTTGCGCCATGCGGTCCGGCGTCGGTTCGGCATCCGCGTCAACACCCATGATGCCGACTTGCGTTAAGCCGTAGCGCGCGGCCAGGTAGCCGAACGCCTCGTGTGAAACAACGAGATTTTTATTCGCGAGCGACGAGAGCGCCGCATTCATATCCTTGTCGAGCGCCGCCAATTCGTCTTGGTATTTTTTCGCATTGGCGCGGTATGCGTCGGCATGCGCCGGATCGGCTTTCGCCAACGCGTCGGCGACGGCCGCCGCTTCCTTCATGACGTTTTGCGGATCCAACCACACGTGCGGATCCACGCCGCCGTGATGGTGGTGATGATGGTGGCCTTCCGCATGATGATCTTCATCGTGATGATCTTCATCGTGATGATCTTTGTCATGGTGATCGGCATCATGATCATGATCGTGATCATCGTCATCATGGTCCTCTGCCTTCAGCAGATCCAATCCATGACTCAATTCGACGACCATCGCGTCACGCGTAATTTCCTTCTTCAAAATCTGATCGGTCGGTTCCAAACCCGCGCCGTTGTAGAAAAAGACTTTCGCCTGACCGATTTTCTTCAAATCGCTCGCGGTCGGTTCCCAATCGTGCGGCTCCGCTCCCGGCGGCACCAAAAGCGTGACATCGGCGTGATCCCCCGCCACTTTTTTCACCACATCGTACACGGGGTACACGGTCGTTACCACCTGCAGTTTTCCCTGATTTTCCTGCGGGGTCTGACCGCAACCGACAAGCGCCAGCAAGGCCGCGCACAAACTCAATACCCAAACTAACTTCTTCACGTTTCCACATCCTTTCTATTCCCCGATTATAGCGATTTAACAAGCAACGTCAATTTCACGCTGTACCGCAGAACAGTCGTTCAGATATTCCGTTGGCGGCAACGACAAGGCGCATCTCCTTTTCGCTCACTTTTCCTTAATTATATTTTTATATTTCGTTTGTAAAAAAATACGGTTTATAGCGCGTATCTTGATGTTATTTCAGTCCATTTTATTATTTTTCATATACAATTGTCTGCATAATTGTTTTATTTGTTTGACGAAGCATCGGGAAAATGCTATATTGAGGACAATTCAAAAAATTCAAGGAGGTTATGACATGAAAAAATGGTATAGTTTAGCCGGTGTCGGTGTCATGGCATGTGCTCTTGTAATCGCCGGCTGCGGCAGCGACAAACAGTCAGAAAAAGCGGCCGCTCCCGCACCGTCCGTCACGATTAAGGTGGGCGCATCCCCGGTGCCGCACGCGGAAATTCTGGGCAATGTCAAAGAGGCGCTCGCGAAAGAGGGCATCAATCTTCAAGTCGTTGAATTCACCGATTACGTACAGCCGAATCTCGCGCTGAACGATAAAGAACTCGACGCGAACTTCTACCAGCACCAGCCGTACTTGGACAATTTCAACTCCGAACACAATTTGAAATTAGTTTCCGCGGGCGCGGTCCATCTCGAACCGATGGGCGTATACTCGAGTAAGTTGAAAGACTTGAGCGGTTTGCCGGAAGGCGCGAAGGTAGCGATCCCGAACGACCCGACCAACGGCGGACGCGCATTGCTTCTGCTGAAAGCGGCCGGTTTGATCGACCTGCAGAAAAACGCGGGCATCACGGCGACAGTAGCGGACATCATCGCCAATCCGAAAGGCTTGGTCATTTCGGAACTGGAAGCCGCGCAATTACCGCGCGCTATCAATGACGTCGACATTGCCGTTATCAATACGAACTATGCGATTGACGCGGGCATGAACCCGACCTCCGACGCGCTCTATCTCGAATCTAAAGATTCCCCGTACGCCAACATCGTCGTCATTCGTGACGGCGACCAACAACGTCCGGAAATCAAAAAACTGATGAAAGCGCTGCAAAGCGAGTCCACCAAGAAGTTTATCTCGGATAAATACAAAGGTGCCATTATCTCCGCTTTCTAAGCATACAAAAAGACCTGCCGCGGCAGGTCTTTTTTATTATCCGAGTGTTCCCCAGCGCGCCAGAACCGTTCTCACGGCAGCGTCGGAAATAGCGCGCCAGGACACCGGCGCGCCGGGATTTTCTTCATGCGCGGCAAGCGTCTTTTCGTAACAGCCTACATCATACCAAATGCCGGCTTTAAAGCCCGTCTGATGCATGATCCCGTACTGTCTAAATCCGCATGCCGTATGCAAACGAATACTGGCAGGATTGGGCAATGTGATCAGACTGTACGCGTTTCGGATCCCCTGTCGCGCCAGGATCTCCAATAATGCGCCCATCAGTTTAGTGCCGATCCCCCGATGCGTCACGTTTCGGGCGAGGTAAATGGATACCTCCGCATTCCAATCGTACGCGGCCCGATCCATATGGCGATGCGCATACGCATACCCGACTATTTCACCGCCATATTCCGCAACAATGTAAGGATACATGGCGGCGATCTCTTCAATTCGCTCGGCATATGCCGCTTCGCTCGGAAGTTTTATCTCAAATGTAATGGGCGTAGCGATATAGGGGGCGTAAATCGCGCGCAAGGCCGACGTATCTTTTTCATCCACCGGACGCAGCGCCAGCGTCGCCATTATTCTTTCTCCGCCAGCGCCCGCTGCAATGCTTCGCGCACAAGTTCCCACTCCGCTCGGGCGCGCGTTCGATTCCCCGCCTGATCGGCCGCGCTCGCCGCCTGCAAATGAACCACTGCCGCCGCTAAAATCGGTGTCAACCGTTTGTCTTCGGTAAAATCCTGCGGATCAATATCGCGCAGGTGCGGCTCGGCCAGAATCCGGTCAATGTACCAAAGCGCTTTCTGCAGGTCGAGGCGGTACGTTTCGGGTGATTTTTTACCGGCGCGGCTGATATACGCCAGCGCGTCACCGGCATGGTGATCCAACCTCCACGCCTCAATGGCTTCGATCGTTTCATAACGGCCGTCTGTGTAGTAAGACGGACTTTGCACAGGATCATGCGGTTTTCGTTTCATAATTTCACCTCATTACGTTGCAAAGAAAAGTTTTCTTCATTGTACATCATTATTTATTTTATACATCTACATATGCACAAATATAAAAGCCGCTCTCATCATGATGAGAGCGGCTTTTTACGATTCATATTTCTTCTGCTCAGCCGCGCGCCGGCGCAAATTTTTCCATGTACGCGCGCGCTTTCGCGAAATCGGCTTCATTCGGATGACCGGCGCTTTCCTCCACGGAGCGGCGCATCTGTTCCGGCGTGTGGTAGGAATTCGGATTGGCGTGTTTTCGCATCGCTTCGATCAGTTTCGGATCGATCGCGCCGCGAAATGCCAGCGTGTCCAAGACGCGACAGTTGTCCGCCAACAGGTCCGCCGCTTTTTGCAGGGACGTTTGCGCATGATCGGATTTTGGATCGGCGCCGAGCGTTGCAAACAATACGACTTTCACATGTCGCAACGACGCTAAATAATCCCGCGCCTGCGCATTAGGCATTCCTTTATCCACCCAAAAACCGGCGAACACTGCGTCAAATTTCGCCGGATCGACGCCTTCCCGCATTTCCGCGAGACGACTGCCCGTTGGCGCCGCTGCATAAAACGCTTCGGCCATGCGGCGAGTGTTGCCGGTGCGGCTTGAATATACAATCAGATATTTCGGCATGCTGTTTCTCCTTCTCTTGCTGCCGCGAGTCAGTTATCCGCGCAATGATCGCCCGATACAGAACTCGCGACCGTTTCGCCAATGCTCAAAACGACATCGGATTATCCGCGGCCAAATTATTTTTCGCGTCGTTATCGCTTGATTCAAAAGTCGTCGCGTCGTACGCCAAGTAATGAAACGCCCATTGCAAAAAACGCGACATCGCTTTGTACGCATATCGGCCGGCCGCCGTGTAGACGTAGATATCGCCGCGCCGCGTGACCAGTCCGCGAGCTTCCCAGGATTGCAAAATCGGCGTGAGAAAAAGTGACATCGGCAAATTCGTTTCTTCGTCCAAACGTTGCGGTATGATCACACCGCGATCCGCCGCCGATGTCAGGCGCCGCAACGCCGCGTCTTCCGTACCAACGAGACTCCCTGCCATCGGCCGATATCCTTGCGCAACCGCCGCGCGATACATGGGCGGCACAATCGGTTTCATAAAGCGGACGCGTCCCAAGCGACCGCCGCATGCCATGCCAAAAGCCACCATGTCGTGGCCGGCAAAGACCAATGTATTGTACAGGCTGCGCTCACTTTCGCGAGTACGCCAATGTGAACAGGAAATCGGCTCGGCGACCGCTTCCAACTCTTCCGTGGCGGCGCGGAACAACTCCTGCAATTTATCTTGATCCTGCGTCCAGTTATTTCTTTTATATTGCTGCCCTAAAATCGATTTCGGCAAAATTTGCAATTTGTACAAATCCAAGCCGGCAATCCCGCACTCCATCGCATCGCGCACATCTTCACGAATGCTCGCGGCCGTCTGTCCCGGAAGCCCGTAAATCAAATCAATGACAATATCCGCTCGCCCCGCCGCGACGTATTCGCTCAGGCGGCGCTTGGCGCTTTCCCGCGTATCGCGACGGCCGATACGTTGGCGCACGTCGGTCGTGAACGCCTGCACGCCGAAACTGAAACGGTTAATCCCGCTCGTGACGGCGGCGTGATATTTTTCCATATTGAAATCATCCAGGCTCGATTCGAAAGTAATTTCCGCTGTCGGAGCTATGGTAAACGCCTTGCGCAACGCCCCCATGATCGCTTGAATCTGTTCCGGCTGCAATACGCCGGGCGTGCCGCCACCGAAGAAAATCGCCGCCACATTCGCCGTGCGAGCGAATTTTGTTTGTCCAATGTAAGCGATTTCCCGCAAGAGCAGCGCCACATATTCTTCCACCTGTCGCGCCCGGTAATGCCGCTTGGGAAACGCGCAATATGTGCATTGTAGTGTGCAAAAGGGAATATGCAGGTACAATGCGATCGGTCGCGCGGACGCAGGCCGATCCAAATAGTCTTTCAATCTCGCCTGCAAGTCTTCCGAGTTCAGCCGCATCTGACTTGGCAACGCGGGTACGTCCCGCCATACGATGTCCCAAGGCGCGCGCCGCCACTGCGCTCCCGCCGCGACAAAAAGCGGTTCGTTTTGCAACGACTCCCAGCGATCCAGCCATTGCTCTTTCGTCACCGTCATTACGGGCGCTCCTTACCGGAGGTCGCATGACCGCCGACGACATCCGCCATGTACCGAACCGATTGCGGATACGCAACGCCGGGATTGCTCGTGAAAAGTTCCTGCGGCAGCTGATACACGCGACCGTTTCGCACCGCCCGCAACGTCGCCCACGCCGGTTGATCCAAAAGCGCCTTGTCAAAAATACCGTTCAGTTCCCCGTGTCGAGCCATTGTGCGCAACAAAATCACATCGGGATCCGCCGCCGCCAAGGCCTCCAAACTGAACGGCGCCAAACGCGCGGATTCCGTTTGACTGCGGCCGGCAAATACATCCGTGAAACCGAGCCGACGCGCGACGTCGGAAGCGATACTTGTTTCATAATCCAGCGTCACCGCCTGCGATGTGCCGAATAAAATTGCTACCCGCACGGGTTCGCGCGGCGCCTTGGCGATTTCCTGCTGCATTCTCCGCGCCAGTTCCTGTTGCACTGCGGCGGCTCGTTCATTATTCCCGCTCACCGCTCCGCACAAACGAATCGCCTCGCACACATCATCATAATTTGTCAAATTCAGCAAATATACCGGAATATGATTCGCCTCCAGCACCTGCGCCAATTTACCGTGCAGTTTGCCGTATCCGATCACCAGATCCGGATTCGCCGCGACAATTGCCTCCGCATTCGGATGCGCCAAATGGCCGACTTTCGGTTTATCTTTCGCCCGCTCCGTAACGCGATCATTACCGGTTTCCGCCCAGGCGACGTAATCGCCGCCTACCGCCTCCATAATTCCCAGCATTGACGGCGACAACAATACAATCCGCTCCGGCTTTTTAGTCAACGTAACCGTTTGTCCGCGCACGTCCGTTCCTTGGAAAAACACATGCTCTTGCGTTTTTTTTGTTGCCGTATCCTGCCCGCAACCGACGAGCAACGCCGCCGCGAGAACAAACAGCAGCCAGCCTTGCCACCAATGTCTATGCACGCAATCATCCCTTCCATGGTATGTATGCCCATTAAAAATTCTCTTGCAGCGTGTCCCACCCTATGTGAAAAAAGGAGGAGAATATTCTCCTCTTTTTCTTGCACAGTTAAAACTGATATTCCAAACCGAGCGCCCACTCGCGACCATACAAGCCAAGATTTTTATCGTACTTGTCGCCAATGTTTTCGATCTTGCCCCACAAACGCAGATCCGGATTGAATTGACGGGTAACGGTCAGATTCCAAAGTTGATAACTTTTCTTTTCTGTCGCCGCCTGTTTCGGGGCCGGCTCCACTAAGTAGTTGTGTTCATATTGCAACGACAACGCCGCGGACCAACCTGTATCCTGATGGTCATCGTAGCGCAGCTGCCAAGCTTGTGAAAGTTCGGAACGACGCGGTAAATCTTTATTGGCCGTCGTATCTTTCGCATCCAGCCAGGTGGAAACCACTTGCGCGGAAAGGGTATCGTTGAAGCGATAGCCGAGAGTATTTTCGACGCCTTTAATACGGGCTTTTTTCACATTGTTAAAGCGGTAGAGTTTATGTCCGTTTTGATCCGCACCCACATTCAAGCTGTCGATCAGGTCATCCACTTTGTTGTCGAAGTAGGTCAGCGAACCGTAGCCGCGATCCCATTCGCCTTCGACTCCCAAGTCCCAGCCGGTCGATGTTTCCGGCTTGAGATTCGGATTGCCCACGACATGCACCCAGGACGGTCCCATCTTACGATCCAAATCATAGAAGAGCTGCATGAGCGACGGCGCGCGGAAACCTTTGCCGTAATTCGCTTTGATGCGGAAATTATCACGCGCGTTGTACGTCACGCCGAGTTTCGGTGAAACGTGACCGCCGAAGTATTCATTGTGATCGTAACGCAACGCCGGCACGATAAACCATTTGTCGGCGCGAATTTCATCCTGCACATACGCCGCGTACGTGGTCAAGGAGCGCTCCGACACCACTTTATCCGTACCGTTTTGGGAAACATTGTGCTGCTTCTCACCGGCGACACCTAAATTCGTGCCTTTGACGTTAGCCGAAGTATACGTCACGCCGTAAGTAAGTCGCTGATTATCGGTAAGCTGCGTGGAGTTTCTGCCCTCCAGCGTCCATTCGCGATTCGTATTGTCGTTGAAGTCGTATGCATTTTGCTTGCGTACTACAGCATCATACGCTCGTTTTTCCATTTGACTCGGTCCCGGCACCGTTTTAATGACATGAGGGTCGGTTTCGTCTTCCCAGTCAAAACGGCTCATGTACGCGCTGATTTCCCAATCGTTGGCCGCCGTAGTGCGCTGCCAACGCAAACCATACGTTTGCTGTTCCGACTTTGTGTCTTTTCCGCCCGTGATCTGCGCCATGCCGGTTAAAGGTATTCTCCCCATCATAACCCGCAGAGGTCTCAACTCGGTATGCTGCGCGTCACTGGATAATTTCTCATGATAATAATCCGCTGTAAAGGTCAACTTATTCGCATCGGCAAAATAGTAGTCAAGAGCGAGGTTATACGTCTGATCATTGCCGAAATACTCCGACCACTGTTCACCATCGATCGTGTCTCGATCGGTATGACGGAGACGCACCCCTACGGTAGCGGCCAGTTTCCCTTGCCGTCCGGTATCGTAATGAACCCACTGCGTATGGCCCGTGGATGCGTATTCACCGCCGATGGCGCCGCTTGGCGCGGTCGATTTTTTCGTGATGATATTAATCACGCCGCCCATCGCATCCGATCCGTACAGCGCGCTCGACGGTCCGCGGAGTACTTCAATTCGTTCCACTTGTTGCAAATTGATTCGCTCCATAGCACGCGCAGTGCCTAAGCCGGCGCTCGAGGACTCGTTCGCCAGTTTGCGGCCATCGACTAAAATCAACGATTTGTTCGTGTCCATGCCGCGAATCATTACATCATGACCGCCACGATCGATCTTTGTCTGCATGATATTAGTATAGTACGAAAGCGCTTCGCGAATATTCGACGCACCGCTTTGCCGGATCTTCTCGCCATCGATAACCTGCGTCGCCGCCGGCACTTCTTTCGTCGCATTTTGCGTGCGTGTAGCCGTGACAACGATATCTCCGATGTCATATACCGGTGCATCTGCCGCCATGGCAGTCATACATCCCAAACAACACGCTGCCAAAAGCGCAGCCTGTCGACGTGCCAATTTGTTCATTGTTTCCCTCCGTCAATGAATGTAAAAATATTTTTGAATCCTTTTATCATTATATACTGTTTTTCATCAAAGTAAATATGTTTCTATAACTCTAATTTTATTTTTTGTGTATATTTTTTTGTGGCATAGATCATTGTAATTAAGCGTATAAATCAATATATATATCTATTTCATTAAAGTATTTTTTCGCACAAATGTAAACTATATCATTTTTTTGAAATCCTATTTAATATCATCGAATATCATCTGAAAATTTTTGTACTATGAATTTTATCCATACTAAAATATAAAAACTTCCCGCAAAACTCTCGGAAAGTTGTTTTTTATCCGGAACCGGCAATCGGACTTGAACCTACGTGTGCATTACGAATGCGCCGCTCTAAAATGAAATAAAAACTCCCCGCAAAATCTAGGGGAGTGCTCTTTTCATCTGAAGCCGGCAATAGGACTTGAACCTACGTGTGCATTGCGTCGCGCCACTCTAAAATAAAAAGCTCTCCACAATAGAGGAGAGTTTGGTTTAATGTGGAGCCGGCAATACGACTTGATCCTACGTGTGCATTGCGTCGTGTCGTTCTAAAGTGAAATAAAAAAACTCTCCGAAATATCTCGAAGAGTTATGTTTTATCTGGAGCCGGCAATACGACTTGAACCTTCGTGTGCATTGCGTCGTGTCGCTCTAAAGTAAAATAAAAGCTCCCCACAAAAAGCAGGGAGTTTAATGTCATATGGAGCCGGCAATAGGATTTGAACCTACGACCTACGCATTACGAATGCGCCGCTCTACCAACTGAGCTATGCCGGCATCGACTTGATTAGTATAGACGATACCCGCCGCTTTTGTCAATAGATGACAAGTATTTGATCAATGGTATTTTTATTTATTGTTATACCGGTTCCTGCACGCTTTTGCGACGATACATTTTACTGTATACATAATTCATGCGCATTACAGTTGCAACCTGCGTTTGATAATGATACAATGATGGCAATTAAAAAATTGGCAACGAAAACTTAACATTTCGTACCTTGGGGTATCGAGTCGGCAATGGCGTCGGCGTGCTCAGTGAGCCGCTGTACGCAGCTCGGAGCGTAAGCTCCTTTTTTTATTGCCGAACCCCCACAAACCAAGAAAGGATGATTAAAATGAAGTTTTCCAAAATGACGACATTGATGATGGCCGCCGGTCTTTCCGCGGTGGTCGCATTAGCCGGTTGCGGCGGTTCGGGCGGTGCCAAACAGCAATATTTGAATATCGGCACGGGCGGCACGGCAGGTACTTACTACCCGCTGGGCGGTGCGATGGCGGAGTTATTCAATAAAAATATCGCCAATGTCAATGCGTCCGCGCAAAGCACCGGGGCCTCTGTCGCCAACGTCAATATGCTCAAAGACGGCTCGCTGGATTTGGCGCTGATCCAAAACGAT
This genomic stretch from Negativicoccus succinicivorans harbors:
- a CDS encoding ABC transporter substrate-binding protein, whose product is MHRHWWQGWLLFVLAAALLVGCGQDTATKKTQEHVFFQGTDVRGQTVTLTKKPERIVLLSPSMLGIMEAVGGDYVAWAETGNDRVTERAKDKPKVGHLAHPNAEAIVAANPDLVIGYGKLHGKLAQVLEANHIPVYLLNLTNYDDVCEAIRLCGAVSGNNERAAAVQQELARRMQQEIAKAPREPVRVAILFGTSQAVTLDYETSIASDVARRLGFTDVFAGRSQTESARLAPFSLEALAAADPDVILLRTMARHGELNGIFDKALLDQPAWATLRAVRNGRVYQLPQELFTSNPGVAYPQSVRYMADVVGGHATSGKERP
- a CDS encoding TonB-dependent receptor plug domain-containing protein, with product MNKLARRQAALLAACCLGCMTAMAADAPVYDIGDIVVTATRTQNATKEVPAATQVIDGEKIRQSGASNIREALSYYTNIMQTKIDRGGHDVMIRGMDTNKSLILVDGRKLANESSSAGLGTARAMERINLQQVERIEVLRGPSSALYGSDAMGGVINIITKKSTAPSGAIGGEYASTGHTQWVHYDTGRQGKLAATVGVRLRHTDRDTIDGEQWSEYFGNDQTYNLALDYYFADANKLTFTADYYHEKLSSDAQHTELRPLRVMMGRIPLTGMAQITGGKDTKSEQQTYGLRWQRTTAANDWEISAYMSRFDWEDETDPHVIKTVPGPSQMEKRAYDAVVRKQNAYDFNDNTNREWTLEGRNSTQLTDNQRLTYGVTYTSANVKGTNLGVAGEKQHNVSQNGTDKVVSERSLTTYAAYVQDEIRADKWFIVPALRYDHNEYFGGHVSPKLGVTYNARDNFRIKANYGKGFRAPSLMQLFYDLDRKMGPSWVHVVGNPNLKPETSTGWDLGVEGEWDRGYGSLTYFDNKVDDLIDSLNVGADQNGHKLYRFNNVKKARIKGVENTLGYRFNDTLSAQVVSTWLDAKDTTANKDLPRRSELSQAWQLRYDDHQDTGWSAALSLQYEHNYLVEPAPKQAATEKKSYQLWNLTVTRQFNPDLRLWGKIENIGDKYDKNLGLYGREWALGLEYQF